AGAACCTTGGCGTCGAACTTCCTTGAAAACGGGGTTTTCGGCAGCTTCTTGTGCCGGACCCGAAGCTGACCCAACACCGGTTTTTCCCCACGATTTTCGTACCTCGATAACTAGCGCCAGCGGAAGATGCGGAGGGAGATGGCGAAGGGGATTATGAGCCACGCCAGCAGGATGGCTACTGGAGGGAGTAGTTGATGGAGGCTCATTCCCTGGAGCATGTTGCCTCGCATGGCGTCGATTGCGGCGGTGAGAGGGAGCGCTTTGATGAGAGGTTGGACGACTGCGGGGAAACGGGTGGAGGAGAAGAAGACTCCGGAGAAGATCCACATGGGAAACATGACGAAGTTCATGAGTCCTGAGACGGCTTCGATGGTTTTGGCGCGGGATGCGGTGAGCAGGCCCAGCGCGGAGAAGGCCAGGGACGTGAGGATGCAGAGAAGTGCCAGTTGGGCGATCGATCCGCGGAAGGGCACACCGAAGACGAGGCGGGCGAAGCCGAGAAAGGCGGCGACTTCGATGACGAGCATGACCAGTCTCGAGAGGAGAAAAGATGCGAGGTACTGCCAGCGAGGCATGGGCGAGGCGACGAGACGCTTGAGGAGTTTCTTTTGTCTGGCTTCTACGATGGCGAACCCCATGCCCCACATGGCGGATCCCATGAGGTTCATTCCGAGAAGTCCAGGCACTACGAAGTCGATATAACGCGAGCCGGTTTCGTGCACCAGGTCTTCTTTGGTGTGGAGGGCGTCGTGTCTGCCGGCTGCGGTTTGGATCGCGTGGTCGGCGAGGAGTTTGGCGGTGCGTGCGTCCGGGTTGGTGGAGTCGTACTGGTAGACGGTCGTGTCCGGTCGCTGAACGGCGAGGAGCAGGATGCGTCCTGTGGCTAAGGCCTGCGTGCCTGTGGCTTCGTCCATGGTGGTGGAGGTGAGGCCCTTGTCGGCGTTGAGCGCCTGGGTTAGTTGCAGCGTGGTGGCGCCTACCTGAAGAACTTCTGGCGGGCGGTTGCGAAAGGCGATGCCGAGGCCTGCGGCGAGTAGGATGGGAAAGATGAAGATCCAGAAGATCGCCTCGGGCTCGCGCAGGAAGAGGCGGAAGCGCATCATCGTGAGTTGATAGAGGCTGCTCAGCTCCAGCTTATTCATCGCGCAGGTTCCTTCCGGTGAGGCCTACGAAGACATCTTCGAGTGTTGCCGAGTGAGTGCGGAACTCGTCGAGGTGAAGCCCTTGCGAGGCGAGCACGGAGAAGATCTTCGGCACGGCGGTGTGGAGCTCGCGTACGGAGAGCTGGTGGATGCCGGCGGTGAGGCGGTGGGACTCGACTCCATCGATTGCAGTGAGGAGGGCTGGATCGACGGAGCCATTTCGGTTGTCTAGGCTGGTGGCGGCGAACTCTACGATGTGCTCTCCGCCGACGGAGGCGATGAGCCGGGGCGGGGTGTCGAGCGCGATGATGCGGCCGTGGTCCATGATGGCGACGCGGTCGCAGAGGCGCTCGGCCTCGTCCATGTAGTGGGTGGTGAGGATGATGGTGCGGCCCTCCTGCTTGAGGCGGTCGAGCAGGTCCCACAGGTTGCGGCGGGCCTGGGGGTCGAGCCCGGTGGTTGGTTCATCGAGGAAGAGCAGCTCTGGATCGCCTACGAGGGCGCAGGCCATGGCGAGGCGCTGCTTCTGGCCGCCGGAGAGGGTGCCTACGCGGGCGCTGCGCTTCTCCTCGAGCTGAGCGGTTTTGATGGAGTCTTCCACGGTGATGCCACGATGGAAGAAGCTGCGGAAGAGGCGCAGGGTCTCTTCGACGGTTAACTTCTCGGAGAACTGGGTCTCCTGGAGCTGGAGGCCGATGCGCTGACGAAGCTCGTCTGCATTGGTGCGCCAGTTGAGGCCGAGGAGTTCGACGTCGCCGCTGTCGGGTGCGGTGAGGCCTTCGCAGATTTCGATCGTGGTTGTCTTTCCTGCGCCGTTCGGACCCAGAAGCCCGAAACACTCGCCGGGTGTGACCTCGAGATCGATGCCGTTGACGGCGACTACGTCGGCGAAGGTCTTGTGGAGTCCGCGCAACATCAGCGAGGGACGGTCGGCCTGCGGCTTTGCGCTCAGCATGGAGAGGTTGCCTTTGGCTTCGAGGGAGGCAGCTTGTCGACGAGGATCTGGACCAGCTGGTGTACGGAGTTTTGACCTACGTCTCGGAGGGCGGCATATTCGCTGATTTCGATGTGACGAATGCGGGGATCCTGAAGGAATAAGCCGAGCAACTCCTTGCCTTCTTCGAGGCTGAGCCCTTGTTCGTGAGGGAAGTAGATGGCAGTCAGGTCGCTTCCGCGGAAGACGTCGATGTCGAGGTGCAAGAGGATTGCAGCGGAGGGTGGAATCGCGGCGAGGATCTGCTGCGCCGATTGTCGGATACCGATGCGCCGGAGATCGGCTAGCGATGTGGACTTGATGGGTGTTTCCGGCGACTGCGAAGGGGTGGACCATCCTATGAAGGAGACCTGCGAAGGTTTGAGGGGTGGACCGTTCCAAAACGCGGAGTCGTGGGTGAGAAACCAGACTGCGCAGGCGGCGGCGCTCTGACTGCGGGAAGAGACGGGCGCGGCGTCGTCGCAGTCTCCGTCGATGTAGAGGACGTGAATGTCGTTGGATGCGACTTTGCTTAAGGCTTGTGCGGTTCCTACGACGACGCTGCAGTCGCAACCAATCAAGAGCGGAGTTTGTCCGGGCTGAGAGAGTATCCCGGTGAGATGTTCGCTCAGCAGGTCCCAGACGATTCGCGGAGCCGGCCAGCTTCTGATGGGAGGAACGGAGTGATGGGGAAGATAGCTGGGTATAGGGAGATTGCCGGCATCGACAGCGTTGCGACCGGCATCGTTCAGCCGCTTTACCAGATCGGCGTCACGGTAGGCCTGGGCGTCGTTCTCGTTTCCGGGAATGAGCGATCCTGCACGAAGGGGAACTCCGAGAATCAGGTAAGCCGGAGTTGTCCGCTGGGCGTTGGGAGGCGGTTGGATCGGGGAAGCCGCGGTGGGGACTGGTTGCCCGTCGGCGTAGGCGCTGTCCAGTGTGAGCCCAAGGGCAGCTGCGCCCGCCGTGGTCAGGAACTCTCGCCTCTTCATTCAGCACCTCGTTTCAGCAAAGCGGCCGGAAGACAAGTTTTACCTGATACTAGCGGAAGGCGTCAGCTGTCTTTGCGGAGGCCTCTAGATATCTTTGCGATAGAGGAGCTCGCGCATGGCCTGGCGCCGGGCGGCGTTGGCTTCGGTCTGATTTTTGCGCTCGTCGGCGTCCATGCGTTGTTTGGTGACGGGGTCGGTGGTCTCTTCGGCGCTGCACTCGGGACAGCGGTTGGCGAAGCCGGGCTTATCCGGCTTTAGCTCGAACTCTTCAGAGCAGATGGCGCAGACTTTGATCGGAAACGGCATACCCTCCATGATAAATCGATTGGGGGTTTTAATGCGCCCTGCGCGGGCGGCGCCCACTTCGTGGGGTGTATACCGCTTCGCCTTGGGCCTCCCGTTGGTCGGCGTTGATACTTCTTTGCAACCAACGGGAGTGACGAAACAGCTTGACAAATTTATGTGTAAGTATTAACTTACGGTAAGTGAAAACTTACGAACAGCAGCAACTCGATGCCCTTGGGGATGTAACGCGGCGATTGTTATTGGAGCGGCTTCGCCGTGGGCCTCTGCCGGTTGGCGAGCTGGCGCGTGGTCTTACGGTGAGCCGGCCAGCGGTTTCTCAGCATCTGCGGGTTTTGAAGGAGGCGAAGCTGGTGCGCGATGAAGCAGCAGGGGCGCGGCGCTACTACAGCCTGGATCCGAAGGGGTTTGAGGCGCTGCGAAAGTATCTGGACAACTTCTGGGGCGAAGCTCTGGAAGCATTTCAAGCGAAGGTCGAGGAGAAGTGATATGCCGGAGAGACAACTGATGGTGGATGAAGCGACGGTGTTGGCGGACTCGCAGGAGTTGGCGTCGGTGCGGAAGAGTGTTCGCGTGAAGGCCGATGTGGCGCGCGCGTTCCGGGTGTTTACGGAGGGGATGGACAGCTGGTGGCCGAGGACGCATCACATTGGCAGCTCGCCGATGAAGCGGGTGGTGGTGGAGGGCAGGCCGATGGGTGCGATCTATACGGAGCAGGAGGATGGGACGAACTGACCGTGGGGTTCGGTGCTGACGTGGGAGCCGCCACATCTTTTTGTGATGGCGTGGCAGATTCGCCCGGACTGGCAGTTCGAACCGGAGTTGAGCAAATGCAGCGAGGTGGAGGTACGGTTTACGGCAGCCGATGATGGCACGACGCTGGTGGAACTGGAGCATCGCCACATGGAGCGACATGGTGCGGGCTGGTCGAAGATGCACGGGCAGGTGAACTCCGGTTGGCCCGGCGTGATGGAGTTGTTTGCGGCAAAGGCGGATGAGGGGGTATGAGGGCGGCGGCGTGGTTTCGCGCTGCGGCTGTGGTGTTGCTGCTGTTTGCCGTGGGCCATACTTACGGCTTTCTGGCCTTTCGCCCGGAGACGGCGGAGGGCCGGGCCGTGTGGGAGGCGATGAAGAGTGTGCGGTTCTCTGTGGGTAATACGACGTTTAGCTACGGCGGGTTTTATATCGGCTTTGGGTTGTTTATCTCTGCGTTCCAGGTGTTTTGTGTCTGGCTGGCGTGGACGCTGGGCTCGATGGCGCGGGCCGGGGAGATGGCGGCGCGCAGGATTGCTTGGGGAATGTTTGTGCTGCAGTGCTTTGGGATTGTGCTCTCGTTGCGGTACTTTTCTCTGGGGCCTGCGGTGCTGTCGGTGATTGCGGCGTTTTGTTTTTTGATGGGCGCGCTTTCTGTGCGGAGGAGTGCTGGATGAATGGAGTGATTTCGCGGCGTGAGTCCATCCAATTTATTGCGCGGGAGATTTGGCAACCCCGAGCGACGCAGCCTATAATTCCGGCCCCATAGGGGGTTGATATGACCACAGATGACAAACAGCTCATGGAAAACAAACATATCGTGCAGAGGTTCGTGGAGGAGTGCTGGAACCAAGGGAAGATGGATTCGATAGGCGAACTGGTCGCAAGCGGATGCAAGCTTCACGACCCGGTTTTTCCCGCTCTTACCTCGGGTGCGGACAACCTGAAGCGGCACCTTGAGATGTGCAGGATCGGATTTCCCGATCTCAGATCTTCAATCGACGATACGATCGCTGAACGAAATGAAGTTGTGCACCACTGGACGATTCGAGGGACTCACAAGGGACAGTTCCTTGGTCTGGCTCCGACCAACCGCACGGCCACGGTCTCGGGCACCTCGATTCATCGGATAGAGGGCGGAAAGATCGTGGAGCAGTGGTCGGATTGGAACCTGATGACGTTGATGGAACAACTTGGGGTCTCTGCGGCACCGAAGACTACGGCGCCAAAAGCAGAATCGAAGCAGGCTTGATGGGTGAGCGTGGCTACACGCAGGCTTGATGCCAGGGGCTATGCGGAAGGCAGTGAATCGAGAGCTGCCTTCGTTTTGTCGTGCAGAACTTTGGTTTCGGCGTGTTGCTTGCGCAGACCGTCTACGATGTGGGCGGGGGCCTTCGACATGAAGGTTTCGTTGTTGAGTTGTTTGTCAGCAGAGGCCAGGCCTTTTTCGTATTTGGCAAGGTCTTTGGTGAGGCGCTCGCGTTCAGCAGCGACGTCGATTTGACGCTCGTAGATGATGGCTACGTCGAACTCTGCAGTGGAGCGGGCATTCGAGGCGGTGAACGGCTCGCTGGCAAACTCTACTGCTTGGACGCGGGACATCTTTGCGAGGACGTCGGCGTTGGCGTCGGCTAGCGCGAGGACGCGATTGCCTGCGTGGATGGTGATGGGTGTGGCTTCTTTTTCGGGGACGCCTAGTTCTTTGCGCAGACCGCGTACGGTGACGATGAGCTCCTGCAGAGTCTTCATCGCGCTCTCGGCTACTGGGTCGGCGGGGAAGTCGGTGGCTTGCGGGTAACGGGTGAGGGCGATGGATTTTGCTGGCGGCTTGCCTTCGTAGAGGGCGTGCCAGATCTCTTCGGTGAGGAAGGGCATGAAGGGGCTGAGGAGACGCAGGGCGCTCTCGAAGACGCCTACGAGTGAGGCGAGGGTGAGGGCGGTGACGGGATTTGTCTCTGTGGCCGAAAGCTCTTTGGCAGAGGGAGAGGCGTTGGCTTCTTCGGGATTCTTCGCTTCGCTCAGAATGACAGCTTCGTGATTCATTGTTTCGCTTGGGATGACAGCTTCGGGAGGAACGCCGAAGTTGAGGCGAAGTTTGGCAAGCTCGAGGTACCAGTCGCAGAACTCGCCCCAGAAGAACTGGTAGATGGCGTTGGCGGCTTCGTCGAAGCGGTAGTCGGCGAGGGCGCGGTCGACTTCGGCGGAGACAGCGCTGAGACGGGAGAAGATCCAGCGAGTCTCGAGTGGTGTGTCGTCTGGCAACGAGGGGACTACGCCGCTGTCGCGCATGGTCATGTTGTAGCCGGCCTCGCGGGCGCGATCTACGTTCATGAAGAGGAAGCGGGCGGCGTTCCAGATCTTGTTGGCGAAGGCGCGGTAGCCTTCGGTGCGGGCTTCGCTGAAAGCGATATCGGTGCCGGGTGAGGCCATGCTGGCGAGGGTGAAGCGGACGGCGTCGGTGCCGAAGCGCTCGATGATGTCGATGGGGTTGATGACGTTGCCCTTGGTCTTGGACATCTTCTCGCGGTTGGCGTCGCGGACCAGGCCGTGGATGTAGACCTCGCGGAAGGGGACGGCGTCGGCGAGAGTGCGATTGCTGCCGTCGGGCATGGGGACGTCGAGCATGAAGTGAGTGCCGAGCATGACCATGCGGGCGACCCAGAAGAAGAGGATGTCGAAGCCGGTGACGAGGAGGTCGGTGGGGTAGAAGGTAGCGAGGTCGGGCGTGAGGTCCGGCATGCCGGTGTCGGCGTTTGGATTGGGCCAGCCGAAGACGGTAAAGGGGAGGAGGCCGGAGGAGAACCAGGTGTCGAGGACGTCGGTTTCTTGAACGAGGTCGGTGGAGTTGCAGGTGGTGCAGTGGGTGGGTGTTGTTCGCGCCACGGTAATTGCAGAACAGGCCTTGCAGTACCACGCGGGAATGCGATGGCCCCACCAGAGCTGGCGGGAGATGCACCAGTCGTAGATGTTCTTCATCCACTCGTCGTACGTCTTGCGGTACTGGTCGGGGGTGAATTTGATGTGGCCCTTGTCGACGGCTGCGATTGCTTTCGCCGCGATGCTGTCGCCGCCGGTGTTGGGAGTTTTGTTGACGGCGAGGAACCACTGCTGCGAAAGGCGCGGCTCGATGACGACGCCGGTGCGCTGGGAGATGCCGATGGAGTTGGTGTGCTCCTTGATCTCGACGAGGAGGCCGAGGGCTTCGAGGTCGGCCACGATCTTCTCGCGTGCGACGTAGCGGTCGAGGCCGTGGTAGGGCGAGCCGGGGAGGAGGACGTGTGCGGTCTCGTCGAGGATGGTGAGGTTGGGAAGGTTGTGGCGCTGGCCGATGGCGAAGTCGTTGGCGTCGTGCGCGGGCGTGACCTTGACGGCGCCGGTGCCGAACTCGGGCTTGGCCCAGTCGTCGGCTAGGATGGGGATCTCGCGGTCGGGTGCGTTGTTGATTCCGCTGAGCGGAAGGCGTACGAGTTTGCCTTGCAGGGCGAGGTAGCGCTCGTCAGTGGGGTTTACGGCTACGGCTACGTCGCCGAGCATGGTTTCGGGGCGGGTGGTTGCGATGACGATCGAACCACTGCCATCTGCCAATGGATAGCGGATGTGGTAGATCTTGCCGACGCGCTCCTCGTGCTCGACTTCGAGGTCGGAGACGGCGGTCTGGATGCTGGGGTCCCAGTTGACGATGTAGGCGCCACGATAGATGAGGCCCTGCTCGTAGAGGCGGACGAAGGCCTCGTTGACGGCGGGGCTGAGGCGGTCGTCCATGGTGAAGTACTCGCGGGACCAGTCGACGGAGGCTCCGAGGCGCTTCATCTGGTCGAGGATGGCTCCGCCGTAGATGTCGCGCCAGGTCCAGACCTTTTTGACAAAGGCGGCGCGGCCGAGCTCCTGCCGGGTCTTGCCTTCTTCCTTGAGTTGGCGCTCTACCATCATCTGGGTGGCGATGCCGGCGTGGTCGGTGCCGGGGACCCAGAGGGCGGTTTCGCCGCGCATGCGATGCCAGCGGGTGAGGATGTCCATCTCCGCCTGGTTGAGCATGTGGCCCATGTGGAGGCGGCCGGTGACGTTGGGGGGCGGCAAAAGAATGGTGAACTTCTTTTTCGCGGCGTGCGTAGTTTCGGGGGTCGGAACGTCAAACAGATGTTCTTTGACCCAGTACTCGGCCCAGCGCTGTTCGATAACGGACGGATCGTATGCTTTTGGAAGTTCCTGGCTCATCGGTGTTTTAAGGGTAGCATCGACGGGCGTTAACCGCTGGTATGCGGTGGCGGGCTCGTGCGTCAGGAAACGGTTCGTCAAAGACATGCATCCACGTACACTAGCCCACGAGGTTACTCATGCGTAGACTGCTCCTCGCTCTTGCCCTGTTGATTGTTGCCGGTACACCCGCCTTTGCCCGCTCTTCGCAGGATCGCGCCAGTATTGGAAGCGATATTACGATTGCGGATGGAGAGACGGCGGGGGATATCGCCTGTGCGTTTTGCACGGTGCGTGTGCATGGCGAGGTGAAGGGAGATATCGCGACCTTCCTGGGGTCGGTGGTGGTCGACTCGGGGAGGACGATCTCGGGCGATGTGGCTTCGCTTGGCGGCGATCTCGAGATGGGCCAGGATGCGTCGGTGGGCGGCGATGTTGCGATTGCCGCGGGAGACTTGAAGCTGGGCGACGGGGCGGCGATTCATGGCCAGCGGACGGTTCTGCCTGGGCGCTTGTGGCTTCTGTTGCCGCTCGCACCGTTTTTGATACTCGCGGGACTGATCTGGTTGATCGTGTCTATCGTTCGGCGTAACCGGTATCCGTATCCGGTTCCTCCAAGAGGGCGCGGGTTCTAGCCCAAGTCTTTTGCCGGGGCTGAGGTAGTGTAAGAAGATTAGGGGACCTGATCAGGGAACCTGGCCTGCGGCGCATGCGTACCACCTTCTGCACGCTGTTTATTCTCTGGGGGAACTTTGCCGAACTTCGCGCTCCGCAGCCTCGTCTTCACGCTTCTGTTTGTCTCGACCGCGCTGGCTCAGGCGCCGGGCAACCGGGCTTATGTCGGGGAGGATGTTTATGTCGCTTCGGGCCAGCAGGTGCGCAATGCGATGTGTATCTTCTGCTCGGTGCAGGTGGAGGGTGACGTGACGGGGCGGGTCATCGTGCTGTTCGGCAGCCTGAATGTGACCGGACAGGTGGCAAAGGGCGCGACCGTGATCGGGGGAAACGCGGTGGTCGATTCGCAGGCGCGGATTGGCGGCGATACGACGGTGCTGGGCGGTAATGCGGTGTATGAGAGCGATGAATCGTTTGGGGGAAGCGCGTATGTGCTGGGCGGTCATCTGTCGCATGTGCCGCTGGCGCATGGACAGGTGAGTGCGCACCCACGGGTCTCGTTGAGCCCGCTGTTTTCGGTTTTGCTGGGGGTGCTGGTGTTGCTGCTGCTTTCGGCTTTGTTTGTGCCGCAGGTGCGGCGGCGTATTGCAGTCAATCAGAACTCTTGAGCGGAGTGTGTTCCGGACGACAAAAAAGGATGCACGCCTAGGGCTGCATCCTTTTTTGTTTGATGAGGAAGATGCACGAAGACGTTAGAAGGGGTTCAGCTTGTTCAAGCCCTTCTTCTTCTTGTGCTTGCTGTCGGACTCGTCGCCCTTGTCGAAGTCAGGCTTTCTGTTCTTTCCGTTGGCGTTGCTGGCCTGTGCGACGGGCTGGGTTCCGGGCTTGATATCGTTGACTGCGTCGGGGGCAGCCGCAGCCTTTTCAACCGCGGGAAGAGGCGTGGAGTTGGTTGGTCCAACCGCCTTCAGGCCGCCATCGGCAGGGACGGTGGTTCCGGAGGTGCCGGAGTTGAGAATCTCGACTCCGCCGATGCGGTTGCCGGAGGATGCGGGCGGGGTTGGTGCTGCACCGGAGATGCTGGTCGTCGACGATGCTCCGCTGGCGGCACCGGGGTCGGCGGCAGGGACGTCCGAGAGAGCCAGAGGCGCGGCGGGTGCTGCCGGAGCTGCGCCTTCTGCTGCGGGAGCTGCATCCGCTGTTGTCGTCGCGGGCTTCGCAGTGAGAGCGGCTCCGGCGGCAGCGTTGGGACTCAGCGCATCGTTGAAGTCGGTCTTGATCTGGTTCACGACGTGCGGCGCGATCGTGGGAGTGGGATCGGCGAGGGTCGGCTCTCCATCACGCGCTGCCATGACGACGTCCGGCTGGTGGAGGACGAGCAGACGAGCGCGATCCTGCAGACGATATTGACGGCGGCTGTTTTCAAGCGCGACGCTGGCGGCGATCTGCTCGGGGGTCGGCTGCGGAATCTTGACGTTCATCGCATCGAGACGGTCGCGGGCATCCTCGACGTGGGGTGAGGCGGAGTGCTCGAGAATCACCTTGCTGTAGGCGGCGATCGCCTGGTCGTCATAGATCTTTTCGAGCCTTGCCTTGCCTGCTTCGGGAAGCTTCATGGTGCGGACGAATCGCGCTTCGGCCTCATACGCATCGCCGAGGCCGACCAGAACGTCGTCCATGTGGCTGTACTGCGGATAGGTGTCGGCGACGGTCTGGTAGCGCGCGATGGTCGCGGGATAGTTGTTGTGAGTCTGGTAGAAGGCAGCGATGTTGGCCTCGCGATTGGCCATGACCTCCTGTACCTCGCGCAGCCTCTGCTTGGCCTGAGGGACCAGGGTCGACTCGGGGAACTGCTGCAGCATCAGGCGGTACTCTTCTTCAGCGTGAGTGGCCTTGGCGTAGTCGCGGTCGGGCTTGTCCATCTGGCGGAAGTAGATGTCGCCTACGCGCATCTGGGCTTCGGCGGCCTCGGGGGCGTTGGGGAAGAAGGTGATGAAGTCCTTGTACTCCTGCTCGGCCTGGGTGAGGGCTGCGGTGCCGCCTTCCTTGTACCAGCTGTCTCCGATGGCGAGCTTGGCCTTCATCTGATACTGCGAGTCGGGATAGGTGTTGAGCAGGGTCTGCAGGTCGAGACGGGCGACGTCGAAGTGTCCGCGCTTGGTGGCGTCGACGGCCTTGTCGTAGAGCACCTTGTCGGGAAGATTGGCGTTGGGCTTGTCGGCCGGCTTCATCGTCTTCTCTTTGCGGAGCTCTTTCTTGGTGTCCTTGGACGGGACGACTTTGTCCTTCTTGTTGTTCGGTGTTGCGGAGAGGGTCACGCTCTCGTGCTGCTGACCGTTGGCGTCGGTGGTTGTCTGGGAGGAGCCGTTTACCTGCGCCAGGGCTCCGATGGAGCTGAGCGAGCCAAACATCAAACTGGCAATTGCGACTCCGGCCAGTGTACCGGCCCTGAGAGTTGGAAAGAAAGAACGCTTGTTCATCCGCTATAGACCCCATCCGCCTCGCGCGGTCAGGCGCTCAGGCTGTGTTCTATTCTAATCGTTCCTGTCTGATCCTTACTACTGCGTGACTTCGGCCGCGCTTATGCCACTTGTACCGAGCCGGCGGCCCGGGCGATTTTGAGAAATTCCACGGCGTTCTGCTCGGTCTTGCCGGGGCTGAAGATGGCTGAGCCGGCCACGAGCATGTCGGCTCCTGCTTCGACGACCTGAGCGACGGTATCGTGAGCAACGCCGCCGTCTACTTCGATGCGAAAGTTGAGGCCCATCTCCTCGCGCAGTTCGGCGAGGTGTGCGATCTTGTCGAGCGCGAGCGGCAGGAACTTCTGTCCGCCGAAGCCAGGATTCACGCTCATCACCAGCACATGATGCACGATGGGAAGGACTTCCACCAGCGTGTCGACCGGAGTTGCGGGGTTGATGACGACGGCCGGCAACATGCCGTGGTCGATGATCTGCTGGAGGGTCCGATAGAGGTGGCGGCAGACCTCCTGGTGGACGCTCATCATGTCGGCCCCG
This sequence is a window from Edaphobacter lichenicola. Protein-coding genes within it:
- the rpe gene encoding ribulose-phosphate 3-epimerase, which gives rise to MIELAASILAADFAHLADDVALVERGGATLLHVDIMDGHFVPNITFGPPVVKALRPITRLPLDCHLMVENPDDFIHDFAEAGADMMSVHQEVCRHLYRTLQQIIDHGMLPAVVINPATPVDTLVEVLPIVHHVLVMSVNPGFGGQKFLPLALDKIAHLAELREEMGLNFRIEVDGGVAHDTVAQVVEAGADMLVAGSAIFSPGKTEQNAVEFLKIARAAGSVQVA